The DNA window ATCGTTTGACTTGAAATCCATCAATCATATCTGATACATAACTCGGATGGATCGCGCATTTGTGTTGTTCAtattctcctctgtttttcttgcCATCACTCTAGGAAACAAATTGATTTGGTGGCTGAGACCCAGATATATAACCACGGCCAGGGAATTGTCTCATATATCTAATATATAAAAATGGTAGAAGAATGGATACATGCAAAGCAGGTCTATGATTCGCAGAATTATTGATCCATTATGCGAGGTCATTACCCTGCAGTATAAATATCTGACTCGCAATATTTACAGAAAGGATATTTAATTCCACACGTACCTTTGCCACATGTCATGGATTGGATGCCATAGGATGGAAACAGTTCCTCTAACTTTTATCCCTCTGCATTTGGGTCATTGACACGTGGGACCCCAATCTGGGATAAAGTTAGTGAAGCCTTATCCCCGTAGGACTACCCAGTGCCCACCTGCTTGCCACTTCTCCCGTTATTTTCCCGTCATAAAGATGAAAGAATGTGATAACTCATGACTGATAGATGCAAATTAAGGATACAGATAGATCGAAAACACTTAAGCATAAAAGACCATAAACCAAACAGCACGAACAACACCAAATTGCCCTAAAAATACTACAATTCCCTAACCTCTACCTAGCTTGACAATATCAGCCTACTAATTGCAGAGAAAAGTAGTGATCATGGTGAAAGATAAAGAATCTGTTCACTGCATCCTTCCTAGGTCATGATCCGTAATCAAAATATGATTTGCGCTTTGTGGTTGGGTTTGTTAGGTTTGGGGCCTATCCAGATTCCTCAATTCTCACATCGGTCAGCCCACATATTCTCCAGCATGCGTGGGACGTGCGTGGTGATTTACAGATCACATAGACTACTTTGAAATGCAGCTAATAGCAGTGCTGCAGTGCAGTGCAGTTCAAGAACTGTTACGGAGAGAAAGATCAACATGTTCCACATTAGCTTCAGAGGTGAACCGGTCCGAATGGCAGAGTGGCGGGTGAGCGTGTTTGATCAACAAAGCGCACTGACATTGGTTAATGGGCACCAACTTCAAGTCATTAGCTTGGACATGAGTTGCTGATGCCTCCTTTTCCTATTAGCTATCAAGATAAATGTTCTTCGGAGCTAGTACTTCCAGTTGATTTTGAGCTAGCTAGGATCCCTAATGCGTCCCTTTCTTACTGGACATTATCCATCGCtgtcttcaactcttgaaatTTAAGGAGGGCTGAGTTTTCTTCTCTGAACTCTGTACAAAATAGCACATCCACTTCCATCATCGGAGTGGTCATTTATATAGGTGTAATAGAACATAGacaaaagaaaacaaaaaagTGGTAATGCACCAACCATCCAGGACACCTGTCGGCTGTCACCAAAACAATTCACAATAAGGGGGGACTTCTGCCTTTGCCGTTGGCCACAGGACACTATCACCCTAATCCCATAGTCCTGCCGTCTGTTCACGACTGTAAGGACTTAAAGAGTCGACTAGTAACAATAACCTACTTCCATTTATGTAAACTAATAAAGCCTAGAAAgaaaataatttaattaaaGAGGAATGTCTTGCTCATGGAAAGTAATTAAATGGCCAAAAGTACGTAATGTTAATAGCTCAACAGCTTTCTCTAGATCTTCAGCGAACAAGGTCGTCGGTCGTAGCGAGAAGTACCATGTACTTAGCATGCATCTTCACCAACCAGCCAGAGCGGTCCAAATGCCTGATCGAGGATCAACTTCCGGTCACTAGCTAGTACTCTGCAAAGGTTAGAGGTCCAGCCTCGGCTTTCCTAAGCCATTGGTTACATCTGATTCTATGGAGAGAGAACTTCCAGTTTATTCTAAACCAAGATCCCTGATGATGCCTCACATTCCTACTGGGCTTAGGCGCTTGGCTCTGATCTCTGTCTTACTCGAAATTTAGGGAGGACCGGAGGACGAACATGGTTCTCTGAACTCTATACAAAATTGGAACATCATCCTTGGTCACCGGAGTGGATATTTATATATAGGTGTAATGGAACatagacaaaaaaaaaacaaaataaaagaGTTGTAATGCACAAACCATCTAAATTAAGACTGAAGTGAGTGCTTGAGTAATTCTTTACAAGCAATGTTTGGCAACTTACCTGCGACGTTCAGAATGTGCTCATAAATTCTACAGGATGGCATTTGCACAATCTAATAAGTGAAGCTAGAGATGAAATAAATATACGGAGATTTCCGAGTCCTTCAAACTTTATTTACTGTCCTTCAGTCTAATGGTTTTCGTCGGCCTGGCTGGGGCAACACAGCAGATACCTGTTACAGGAAAACTTACTGCGACTAAACACCACATAGGCAACTGCCGAGAAGGTGTCCGAGTCCAGGCAATTTGAGCCCATGCTGCAACCAAATGAGCTCGCTCTAGGTGCTCAGCCCACAGCATATGGCCGGTAGAACTACACCACACATACTGACATCGACGTTGCCGATGCAGGCGACGTGCTGAGGTACTACCACACAGACATACACCAGATCAACTTTCCTTTGGTGCATGCTGTAGGCCAATCAGAAGAAGCACGTACAAGCTTACCGACTGAACCTTGGGCATGAGTTTCCGGTGCCTCCTGTTCCAATCCAGAACCCACAACAATATATAGCAAGCCATATGGCATTTCCCAATAAAATAATCTATAGGTTTTTAAATTTGCTGGAAGCACATCATAGGATTTATACTGTGTCAAAAGAGCGAGAGGTAAATTCAGGAAAAGTATTTAGTGGTCACCAACCAGGAATACGTAATCCAGTCCCACTGGATACAGGAATTTTCTGAAAGTTTTAGCCAAATATCATGTGCACATGGCTTAAGCATAAGATGGAGTAGTATAGACCATACCCAGCTTTTTTTCATATTACCTGTTGTCGCACACCATTAAGTACATAAATCACTAGAGATTATGTGCAATTGCATCGAAAACATTGGAACAGCAACTGCTAGCCATCTCATTGCAGTTGGGAAGGTGCAAACATCAAACATCACATCACCAGATCCGTTACTATGAAGTGTACCATACATATGAGAAAGTTTTACATAGAGTTCCAAGGGTAACAACTCCCTAGATTACATCTTGACAACAAGTCATAGATATCTTTTGGTGACACAGATACAACATCAGAAATGAAGGTACACAACACTTGTGCCCTATTGTAAATGATCAGTACATGCATGTAGGACTGATGATCATACAATTCATAACATATTAAATTTGTAGCAATCAACCAAGATTTTGGTTTGTTGGGGAAATTCCCCAGGCCACCAACCCCATGGACGACACCACCACTAAGCAAGGGATCATCGTTGACTTGAAATCCATCAATCAGAGCAATGCTTGAACTCGGAGCTGAGGAGGAAGCCATAGGATTGGGATTGGCACTCTGGGAGGTCGAAGCTACCTCCATAGGTGGCTGTGGCAGTGACCTTGGAGTTTGCCTTCCTTCAACCATCACCTCATTGACCTTCTCTTTGACAATAGCTTGTATTTCTTCCAGCTTCGTCTGGAACTCCAGCAGCTCATCTAGACCTAACTCAAAGATATTAGCATTCAGCCACTGCATCACGCGTCCACCCATCTCCTTCTCGGTTGCCTCTTGCAACCTctccttcctcttcttttcagCCTCCAGCGACTGCTCCAACTCTAAGTACTCCATGTTCAGCTTACTGACACCATCTGTCACGGACCCCTCATTACCATGGCTTGCACCGCCCGGCGCAGGCGCATCGGTAGCGACCGGGTTGAGGAATCTGTTCACAACATCATCAAAGGAGGGATGGCCAAAGGAGAAGGACCTACCAGAGGCTGAAAACACCACAGCGGCAACCATGGCACCACAGAGAATAGAGAGCTCGCTAGCCTTCTTGAACAGGCCCTGCCGGCGCTTGGAGAAGCATGCCTGACGCGCTCCTTCTTTCTCGATCGGCTTGATCTCGATCTTCTTCCGTCTCTTGGATTTCTTACTACCCTTTTCCATCTCCATGACTACTATGAGGTTTCTTGACTAAGCCTTATGAGTATTGTACTGTAGATGGGGATAGTATGCAATGGTAAACTGGTAGACAAGCGTTTATATAGGCAGATACATGGGGTAAAAGTGGAAACTGAGATCTGCAGTGATCTGAATGTGTGTCATTTCGTGCTGGATCAATATAGCTGGATTCCAAATTATTATATTTGGAAGGCATTTGACTGTGTGAACATGGAACTTAGTCCATTTTTTGGATCACAATGATCTGGAATAATAATACAGCAACATTATGTAACTGGCACTGGAACAAATATGGGATCAAAGTGGAAGCTAAGATGATCTGCAAAGATTATTTGAATGTATGTTGTTTGCAAAGATTATAGCTGGATTCCACATTATTACATCAGGAACACGTTTTTGTAGATTTTTTAGCAAATATATATATTGTGCTAATGCGGAATGCAGTTAAGTTTTTTCGGTTACAATGCTCTGGAATATAATACAGCCACACTGTAACTGGAACTTTCATGTGTGCTGGTTGTAATCCTCCCATCAACTAATGATTTCGATAGTAACCAGCAGTGGGCCGCGGTCAAGGCAATGGGCGCCCGGCTTTGACCGTCCAAGTTCTATCCCCACGAGGTCCGCCGTGACGTGGCGCACACGTGGACCTAGTTCTCATCGTGGGATTCTGGCCAGAGAAGAAAGAGAGCGCAAGTGCTGATGGGGTCGAGCACACCGACCTGAACTGGGTGGTTCAGAGTTCGTCCCGGCCTCCAAGTCAACGACTTTCGGTAGAATTTTCTCGAGATTTGAAATAGATGTTGTAGCTAGGAGATAGGGCTAGATTTTGTGTATTCATAGTTTTTCTATTGGGTGCAAGGATTTGAACTTAAACTGAATCAAACCAACCCGAGAGCACCGGTTCCATCAAGGTTCAGATTCAGAGTTTTTGGTTTGGTTCAACAAATTTTGGCTAACATTTAGAAAGATCTAGAGTTTGAATCTGTGGTGCTTAACAACAAAATGTCCAAACCAAACACAGAAGTATATATTTAGTTTGGGTTTTTGCCATGTGTTTAAGCAAAACCAAAAGTTAGAACCATCTGAACTTCAGGGTTCAGACACGGATTAGGGACTTGGGCAAATTCTGAATCTAGGCTGAAAACAGAGGTTTTGACCAAGCTTTCGAACAGCTAAACCAAAACTCCTTATGCGAACATCATACTTAGATTAAACAACATACTCCGTACTGCAACTTTGCTGTTGGGAAAAAGTCAGGTACGGTGTTAAGTCAAATTAAATTTTAAACACCACCCTAATACTGTAACCTTGACCCATTTCAGCACTTCACTTGATGTTTTCATGTTTTGCCTCTCTCTTTTTTTGATAATACGTATTTGCCTCTTGCACGGTCCAACGAAGTCACAGTTAAATAGTAAAACCTGAGTGGAGCTTTGTGACTATATCTATCAGAGTGATGGAGGTGCAGTAATAATAGGCTCCTGGGTTGTGACATATCTGGCTTCCTAGCAAAAAACCCCTTCGATTCCTCCATTAGCAAAAAAAAGGCGTGTTGTATATTATTCTTACTTTGTTTCAGGCCGGCATTAACAAAGTTCCCATGTCTCCCATTCCTACAGGACTTCCATGTCAATCTTCAGTCCTAGCTAGATTTGTTTCAGGCCGGCATGATGAGCACAACCTGTTGTGATCCTTGTTAGATGATTTCTGTAGGTCCATTTTGCTAGAAGCTTCACGATAATGAGAGGAAAATGTCTAGCTCACACACTGTTCTATAGTTCTGGTATATACGTACAAGTGAAATACAATACAATAGGCACTTGGGCCATGGGCCTTATGGGCCATTATGAACTAGATATATATGTAACTATTTGAAGGCTTCGTGGTTCAAGTTGAGTCACCTTAAGTAAGGTCTGCAAGCTATAGTGATTCAGTGATTTTAAGTAAGCAAACGGCTCCAATGGTCCTCTACGTTTACCCCTTCTGTCACGGATATTTCTTGCTTTATTTGAGGCGAAAAGCTTTCTAGGGTTGGAGTGTACTACAACGAACCCAGAGGCATTACAGAGCTAGCACCAGCAAAAAGACTCGGCGCATTGGCATCTGGATGCATGGCTAGCTGCAGTAGCAGTCCAGCAGTGATGGTATGATCTCATGAGGGGCAGAAGAGCATGTGCCCATCAGCGCGACGCCCACGCCGCCACCACGACCACGACCACCGTGTCTTGACcaaccggcggcggcgcctacCAGTCCCGACGACTCACCGGCCGACGGCCGGCTCCGAGGACGAAGGCTTCGCTCTTGTGCTGGGTGCTGCTGCCGCACATCCCTGGCGTCAGATCGGAAAGCCATCCGTGCCCGCTGTCTGCCCAGTGCGTTCCACGGCGCGAGTTGAGGAGGCCAGCGAACAGCATCATATACCTCAGCATACGTCAAATCCTACGGGCTTGCTCCAAGTAGATCTCATTCTTAAGCTTCAATTTCAGATGCCTCCGATGCCCACATCGCCACCAAGAAATACACTGCTTTTTGCTAGCATCATGCACAACATTTTCTAGAGAAAACTGAGAACTGCTTGTTTCAAGCTTTAATTTACAACTCGGCCAAGGGTATAGAGAAGTGCATACTATTATTTATAGTCTCTTGTCTTGATGTTGTTGCAGCATACACATGTAGTGCTTGTTATGCACAAACATAAGTAGTTCCACCAACCATTCGTGAACTTTTTAGTTCAAAGTTAATATTGACGCTAGTTATTCACATAAGCATATTGTTCAATGACTTGTCTGACTTACATACCAACATGTGCATATAGCTATTAATTTTTGTATGACTCATCGTAATTAATATGAATTTCTGGATACATATAACATTGGTCTAGGATAACTGCTGATAACCCACATGGCCAGACATAATTTTCCATGTGTGCCAAAAAGCCTACatagttttttttttgctgGTAAAAAAAAACTTCATAGTTAAATGTCACAATAAGTTAGTTCACATTTGGTTGATGCTTGACTACTTAAGTCATTCCAATGAGGAATGTTAGTTGTTATGACTGCTTATCACGTTATTAGCAGTTTGTCTGAAACAGCTAGAAATTTCATAGGGAAAGAGGCAAAGTCAAAATATAAAGCCGGCCTGATACGTAATCTAGCAGTATCAGAACAATTGCTTCACATAATTCTCAGCCTTAAGCTTGAAATCTTGATTCCCCTCAAGTCCACAATCTGATAGTCGAATTGTGAGGGTGGTGGACTGCATTAAGGAAATGTTGAGTATGCCGTATGCGCTCTAGGATTTTCATACTCTTGTAGAATCCTTTTTGGTCTGATGGGCAATCTACGTCGAAGAAGAACTGCTTGATATGATCTCTGGACATAGGCTTCAATTCCTGATACCTCCCACGTCCACATAACCACCAACCATATGATCTC is part of the Panicum hallii strain FIL2 chromosome 2, PHallii_v3.1, whole genome shotgun sequence genome and encodes:
- the LOC112880406 gene encoding agamous-like MADS-box protein AGL29 yields the protein MEMEKGSKKSKRRKKIEIKPIEKEGARQACFSKRRQGLFKKASELSILCGAMVAAVVFSASGRSFSFGHPSFDDVVNRFLNPVATDAPAPGGASHGNEGSVTDGVSKLNMEYLELEQSLEAEKKRKERLQEATEKEMGGRVMQWLNANIFELGLDELLEFQTKLEEIQAIVKEKVNEVMVEGRQTPRSLPQPPMEVASTSQSANPNPMASSSAPSSSIALIDGFQVNDDPLLSGGVVHGVGGLGNFPNKPKSWLIATNLICYELYDHQSYMHVLIIYNRAQVLCTFISDVVSVSPKDIYDLLSRCNLGSCYPWNSM